Proteins from a genomic interval of Lolium perenne isolate Kyuss_39 chromosome 1, Kyuss_2.0, whole genome shotgun sequence:
- the LOC127314154 gene encoding protein NRT1/ PTR FAMILY 3.1, whose protein sequence is MATTTVDRERGGDRTKRKQGGFRTMPFILVNEVCDRFATAGFGANLITYLTQELHLPLVEASNTLTNFGGTSSLTPILGALAADSFAGRFWTIIAGSVFFQLGMLGLVVSALVPSLRPGPCSPPATPCRRANGLQLAVLYLSLLCTSLGSGGIRPCVVAFGADQFDSQPKEEQHGDEAGGAEAVAGQKRQYFNLYFFTMGFAVLLALTVVVYIQENVGWGWGFGIPAIAMFVSILVFVLGYPLYVRLKPGGSPFTRVAQVVAAAYKKRAAPLPEDPGMLYQDKELDAVISTNGRLLHTNQLTFFDRAAIVTPADTAGSGKLDMWRLSTVHRVEELKSLIRMLPIWSAGILLVTAGSHNNSFAIMQARTMDRHMTQHFQIPPATMSIFSTVAMLVTLVLYDRAFVPIARRFTGLPSGINYFQRMAVGLAISILGVASAALVEAKRRGSAADHGLLDTPATMVPMSVFWLVPQYAIHGVADGFSSVAHMEFLYDQAPESMRSTAAALFWLSASLGSYMGTVLVTAVQSATRRSGDWLQDNINRGRLDAYYWLVTCLMLLNLGYYLICFRFYTMKPLEMAVDDDHEKELELSSVHKNGGGGAV, encoded by the exons atggcgaccacaaCGGTGGACAGGGAGAGGGGTGGAGACCGCACGAAGAGGAAGCAGGGTGGCTTCCGGACCATGCCGTTCATACTAG TGAACGAGGTCTGCGACAGGTTCGCCACGGCGGGCTTCGGCGCGAACCTCATCACGTACCTGACGCAGGAGCTGCACCTGCCGCTGGTGGAGGCCTCCAACACGCTCACCAACTTCGGCGGCACCTCCAGCCTCACGCCCATCCTCGGCGCGCTCGCCGCCGACTCCTTCGCCGGCCGCTTCTGGACCATCATCGCCGGCTCCGTCTTCTTCCAGCTCGGCATGCTCGGCCTCGTCGTCTCTGCGCTCGTCCCTTCACTCCGGCCCGGCCCCTGCTCCCCTCCCGCCACACCGTGCCGCCGCGCCAACGGGCTGCAGCTCGCCGTGCTCTACCTCTCTCTGCTCTGCACCTCCCTCGGCTCCGGCGGGATCCGGCCGTGCGTCGTGGCGTTCGGCGCCGACCAGTTCGACAGCCAGCCGAAGGAGGAGCAGCACGGTGATGAAGCGGGCGGCGCGGAGGCGGTGGCGGGGCAGAAGCGGCAGTACTTCAACCTCTACTTCTTCACCATGGGGTTCGCCGTGCTGCTGGCGCTGACGGTGGTGGTGTACATCCAGGAGAACGTGGGGTGGGGGTGGGGCTTCGGGATCCCGGCCATCGCCATGTTCGTCTCCATCCTCGTCTTCGTGCTCGGCTACCCGCTCTACGTCCGGCTCAAGCCCGGCGGCAGCCCCTTCACGCGGGTGGCGcaggtcgtcgccgccgcctacaAGAAGCGGGCCGCCCCGCTGCCGGAGGACCCCGGCATGCTGTACCAGGACAAGGAGCTGGACGCGGTCATCTCCACCAACGGCAGGCTCCTGCACACCAACCAGCTCAC TTTCTTCGACCGGGCGGCGATCGTGACGCCGGCAGACACAGCGGGCTCCGGCAAGCTAGACATGTGGCGTCTGTCGACGGTACACCGCGTGGAGGAGCTCAAGTCACTCATCCGCATGCTGCCCATCTGGTCGGCTGGTATCCTGCTCGTCACCGCCGGCTCGCACAACAACAGCTTCGCCATCATGCAGGCGCGCACCATGGACCGCCACATGACCCAGCATTTCCAGATCCCCCCGGCAACCATGTCCATTTTCAGCACCGTCGCGATGCTCGTCACCCTGGTTCTCTACGACCGGGCCTTCGTGCCAATCGCGCGCCGCTTCACGGGCCTTCCGTCCGGGATCAACTATTTCCAGCGCATGGCCGTCGGCCTCGCCATCTCCATCCTCGGTGTCGCCTCGGCGGCGCTCGTTGAGGCCAAACGCCGGGGCTCCGCTGCCGATCACGGGCTACTGGACACACCGGCAACCATGGTGCCGATGAGCGTGTTCTGGCTGGTGCCGCAGTACGCCATCCACGGCGTGGCGGATGGGTTCTCCTCGGTTGCGCACATGGAGTTCTTGTACGACCAGGCGCCGGAGAGCATGCGCAGCACCGCCGCCGCGCTCTTCTGGCTTTCCGCCTCCCTCGGCAGCTACATGGGCACCGTGCTCGTCACGGCGGTGCAAAGCGCCACGCGGAGAAGTGGCGACTGGCTCCAGGACAATATCAACAGGGGCAGGCTGGACGCCTACTACTGGCTCGTCACCTGCCTCATGCTGCTCAACCTTGGCTACTACCTCATATGCTTCCGTTTCTACACCATGAAGCCATTAGAGATGGCGGTGGACGATGACCACGAGAAGGAGCTCGAGCTTTCCTCTGTCCACAAAAATGGCGGCGGTGGCGCTGTATAA